In one Parageobacillus genomosp. 1 genomic region, the following are encoded:
- a CDS encoding class I SAM-dependent methyltransferase, with the protein MKLVKILPFTRVLMDMAVKEGDIAVDATVGNGHDTLYLAELVGEKGRVFGFDIQQEAIAAASARLQEHHLLERVTLFQASHDQLIEKIPAVYHGHIAGAMFNLGYLPGGDKRIVTKPESTIRAIEQLLQIMKKEGIIVLVVYHGHPEGAIERDALLHYVKAMDQRHAHVLKYEFINQKNNPPFIIAIEKR; encoded by the coding sequence ATGAAATTGGTGAAAATTCTTCCGTTTACGCGGGTATTAATGGACATGGCGGTGAAGGAAGGCGACATCGCCGTCGATGCCACGGTCGGAAACGGACATGATACCCTTTATTTGGCAGAGCTTGTTGGGGAGAAAGGCCGCGTATTCGGTTTTGACATTCAGCAGGAAGCGATTGCGGCGGCATCCGCCCGTCTTCAAGAGCATCATTTGCTCGAGCGAGTGACGTTGTTTCAGGCAAGCCACGATCAATTGATCGAAAAAATCCCTGCTGTCTATCACGGACACATCGCCGGCGCGATGTTTAACCTCGGCTATCTCCCCGGCGGTGACAAACGGATTGTGACAAAACCGGAGTCAACGATACGCGCCATTGAACAATTGCTGCAAATCATGAAAAAAGAAGGAATCATTGTCCTCGTCGTCTATCACGGCCATCCGGAAGGCGCCATCGAACGGGATGCGCTTCTTCATTATGTAAAAGCAATGGATCAAAGGCACGCTCACGTATTAAAATATGAATTCATTAATCAAAAAAACAATCCCCCGTTTATTATTGCCATCGAAAAACGGTAA